From Deltaproteobacteria bacterium, one genomic window encodes:
- a CDS encoding alcohol dehydrogenase catalytic domain-containing protein produces the protein MTMKVARLYDATDIRFEEEPIPTVGPGEALVRTRVCGICSGDVMGWYMKKKAPLVFGHEPAGEIVSVGAGVKDFQPGDRVFVHHHAPCLTCRSCQRGEFVQCATWRATRIVPGGMAEYFLVPQENLAGDTLRLPEALSFTDGSLIEPTACAVKSLRRSRLASGERIFIIGLGIMGQLHVALARHLGAEQILATDFVPYRREKALQLGADIAIDPSAGPIEEAVRDYTNGEMAEIVIVGPGSIEAMELGLRCAARGGTVVLFTTGTPEAVLSVSPHHLYFNEISIVPSYSCGPNDTRDALRLIQSGVVTTEKFITHRFPFASLHEAYRNAAAARDSIKTVVEFP, from the coding sequence ATGACGATGAAGGTTGCTCGTCTGTACGATGCGACGGATATTCGTTTCGAGGAAGAACCCATTCCCACCGTTGGCCCAGGAGAAGCGCTGGTCAGAACCCGTGTGTGTGGCATTTGCTCTGGCGATGTCATGGGCTGGTACATGAAGAAGAAAGCGCCGCTCGTCTTCGGCCACGAACCGGCGGGAGAAATCGTCTCCGTCGGAGCCGGGGTCAAGGATTTTCAGCCCGGCGACCGGGTCTTCGTGCATCATCATGCCCCGTGTCTGACGTGTCGCTCGTGTCAGCGCGGGGAATTCGTGCAGTGTGCGACGTGGCGGGCAACGCGCATCGTGCCGGGCGGGATGGCCGAATATTTTCTTGTCCCGCAAGAAAATCTGGCGGGCGACACGTTGCGGCTGCCGGAGGCGCTCTCGTTTACTGACGGCTCGTTAATCGAACCGACGGCATGTGCAGTGAAATCACTCCGCCGCTCGCGGCTCGCCTCGGGGGAACGCATTTTCATCATCGGTCTAGGTATCATGGGACAACTGCATGTCGCTCTCGCCCGGCATCTTGGAGCGGAACAGATCTTGGCGACAGACTTCGTCCCGTATCGCCGAGAAAAAGCGCTGCAGCTGGGGGCGGATATTGCTATCGATCCCTCCGCAGGCCCGATCGAAGAAGCCGTGCGTGATTACACCAACGGCGAGATGGCGGAGATTGTCATCGTCGGCCCTGGCTCGATCGAGGCGATGGAGCTTGGTCTTCGCTGCGCCGCGCGTGGCGGAACGGTGGTATTATTCACTACCGGCACCCCAGAGGCCGTATTGAGCGTGTCTCCGCACCACCTGTACTTCAACGAGATCAGTATCGTGCCGAGTTATTCGTGCGGACCGAATGACACGCGAGATGCGCTCCGCCTGATTCAAAGCGGGGTGGTGACCACCGAAAAATTCATCACGCATCGGTTCCCCTTTGCCTCGTTACATGAAGCGTATCGCAATGCAGCGGCGGCACGAGACTCCATCAAAACCGTCGTTGAGTTCCCGTAG
- a CDS encoding TIR domain-containing protein, with protein MRVNVVRNAWKIGHPDSPQMRSFYDSSLWERRQLESPESLKRLIREGVEHTSAICVLVGSKTWSRRWVRYEIARAIIDGRGLLVVHLNSINHHQTRIPHALGINPLSLMAVGKVQATWLTPPQYYLFMRTVSGWERYQDHTASVSLPLWLPDPAPGYVTPLTSGSSEYNYIIQEGHKNIGVWIDSAARKAGR; from the coding sequence ATGCGGGTGAATGTCGTCCGCAACGCATGGAAGATCGGCCACCCCGACTCGCCACAGATGCGAAGTTTTTACGACAGCAGTTTATGGGAAAGACGCCAGCTAGAGAGTCCAGAATCCCTTAAGCGCCTTATTCGTGAAGGAGTGGAGCATACCTCCGCGATTTGCGTCCTGGTGGGTTCCAAAACATGGTCGCGGCGATGGGTACGGTACGAAATCGCTCGCGCTATTATAGACGGCCGAGGCTTGCTTGTAGTTCATCTAAATAGCATCAACCACCATCAGACTAGAATACCGCACGCACTTGGCATAAACCCGCTTTCACTCATGGCAGTTGGCAAAGTACAAGCCACTTGGCTCACCCCTCCGCAATACTACCTGTTCATGAGGACTGTCTCGGGCTGGGAGCGATACCAGGACCATACAGCATCGGTAAGCCTCCCTCTATGGCTTCCCGATCCGGCACCAGGATACGTCACACCTCTCACTAGCGGTTCAAGCGAATACAACTACATAATTCAGGAAGGTCATAAGAACATCGGAGTCTGGATAGACAGCGCAGCGCGAAAGGCCGGTCGATAG
- a CDS encoding D-alanyl-D-alanine carboxypeptidase, with product MHVEGIRQQPARPTWEKRWWGIALTIALLFPSLVNARPPAQNPSPRPAHNAEDVEERAPEKKKAKGEKAEAYKYAILIDSESGKVLFEKDAHTPSPPASMVKMMTTLIVMKKIQEGALQLTDTVATSRWAQQMGGSQVYLKEGEVQSVENLLKAIMIHSANDATAALAEHIAGNTDTFVDWMNEEAERLGLKETHYYSVHGLPAAAGQKDDEMSAHDLALLGRELIKYPEAAKWAATIQEPFRDGQFTLVNPNHLLRQYQGADGIKTGYHNKAGFCVTGSAKRGDLRLIVVVMGSQTKRDCFGSASQILNQGFAAYRMYVPVKQGTVLNKDAPVKGGVEDQVAVAPAADVKVLIKRGEEKKVQVEINIPDRVPAPVKVGQVVGEAIVKLDGVEVGKVPIAATRDVAQASLWKRWWPF from the coding sequence ATGCACGTTGAGGGTATCCGGCAACAACCTGCACGACCGACCTGGGAGAAACGCTGGTGGGGAATCGCGCTGACGATAGCGCTGTTGTTTCCCTCTCTGGTCAATGCCCGGCCACCAGCACAAAACCCCTCACCGAGACCGGCGCACAATGCAGAAGACGTCGAGGAGCGCGCGCCAGAAAAAAAGAAAGCTAAGGGAGAGAAGGCCGAAGCCTACAAGTACGCAATCCTGATCGATTCCGAAAGTGGAAAGGTCCTCTTCGAGAAAGACGCGCATACCCCGTCGCCCCCGGCTTCCATGGTCAAAATGATGACCACGCTGATCGTCATGAAGAAGATCCAGGAAGGGGCTCTGCAGCTGACCGATACCGTCGCCACCTCCCGCTGGGCACAGCAAATGGGCGGGTCGCAGGTCTATTTGAAAGAAGGAGAAGTCCAGTCCGTCGAAAATCTGTTGAAAGCGATCATGATCCACTCCGCCAACGATGCCACGGCGGCGTTGGCGGAGCATATCGCCGGCAACACCGATACATTTGTAGATTGGATGAACGAGGAAGCCGAGCGTCTCGGACTCAAGGAAACGCACTACTACAGCGTGCATGGCCTACCTGCCGCAGCCGGGCAGAAAGATGACGAAATGAGTGCGCATGATCTCGCCCTCTTGGGGCGCGAACTCATCAAATATCCCGAAGCCGCCAAGTGGGCAGCCACTATTCAAGAGCCATTTCGCGACGGCCAATTCACACTCGTCAATCCCAATCACCTGCTGCGCCAGTATCAAGGTGCCGACGGCATCAAGACCGGGTACCACAACAAGGCGGGATTTTGCGTGACGGGTTCGGCAAAACGGGGCGACCTCCGCCTCATCGTCGTGGTGATGGGGTCTCAGACCAAACGCGACTGTTTTGGCTCAGCCTCGCAGATTCTCAATCAAGGCTTTGCCGCATACCGCATGTATGTGCCAGTCAAACAAGGGACGGTGCTGAACAAAGACGCTCCGGTGAAAGGCGGCGTCGAAGATCAAGTTGCGGTCGCTCCAGCGGCAGATGTGAAAGTCTTAATTAAACGCGGGGAAGAAAAGAAAGTGCAGGTCGAGATCAACATTCCCGATCGCGTGCCAGCACCAGTCAAGGTGGGACAAGTGGTGGGAGAAGCAATTGTGAAATTGGACGGCGTCGAAGTCGGCAAAGTACCAATCGCCGCTACCCGCGATGTGGCGCAAGCGAGCCTGTGGAAACGCTGGTGGCCGTTCTGA
- a CDS encoding AAA family ATPase has product MAARQLASFPPFHLDLLSEELFRGREPLPLRHKNFAVLRYLVERAGEVVAKEELLHAVWLTYPSDTVLKLSIFQLRTLLGDNAEAPQFIETVGRRGYRFVAPIVWRSAAAPSSRSIPLPLIVGREDEVQRLHAALTKARRGERQLVLLSGEPGIGKTTVVETFLAQVAQDPYIWVARGQCVEQYGAGEAYMPVLSAIEHLSRSVGDSTVIDLLHRCAPMWLAQLPSLIDADMRAELQRQCSGAAKERMLREFSLFVELLTTKGVRHDPPLLLLVLEDLHWSDRATVELLALLARRREAARLCVLGAYRPAETATANQALHAELRELYAHRHATELPLSGLTLKAVTEYLEQRFPASIFPEELSETLYRHTEGNPLFLAKLIDDLIAHGALLWAEGSWGLQSTIAEIVTGIPETLRQLLEKQGERLTHADRRLLQAASVAGAEFSTPVVAAALGIDVTEVEERAEALVEQRQFLKRAGVSRWPDGSEAARYAFQHVIHQHFWHERAPIAHRQLWHRRIGERLLAAYGPRAPELAGELAIHFEQGRDYRRAIEFYRQAAATAEHRHAHQEALTHVSTALHLLPTLPDPSERNRQELTLQLTSGALLTAVKGYTAPEVEQAYIRARELCARDDNTPELFSALHGLCRFFAVRADNDTARELGEQLVRLARQQQDAVFLTEAHYALGTVLFYLGHFEEARLHMEQGLAHYDRRSHHLHADLFGQDPGVACHAQLAWILWVLGYPEQAEREGQAAVALAQELAHPFSLAFACHFLTALHQFQRDSQATQQGAEELVAFARAQAFPYWQVMGLMLQGRELARHGKQEPGITQIRQGLAALHTVGTAIARTYWLALLVEATSDSGAYEESNAALAEALAAAATHNEHHWEAELYRLQGELTLRRAQGKTRRVTRSAVGRKKK; this is encoded by the coding sequence GTGGCGGCGCGACAATTGGCATCCTTTCCCCCATTTCATCTCGATCTCCTCTCCGAGGAGCTGTTTCGCGGAAGGGAGCCGCTCCCGCTCCGGCATAAGAACTTTGCCGTGCTGCGGTATCTTGTCGAGCGTGCGGGGGAGGTGGTTGCAAAAGAAGAGCTGCTGCACGCGGTGTGGCTCACCTATCCGTCCGACACGGTCCTCAAATTGAGTATCTTTCAGTTGCGCACGCTGCTTGGCGATAATGCCGAAGCGCCACAGTTCATCGAGACGGTTGGTCGCCGCGGCTATCGCTTCGTCGCACCCATCGTGTGGCGGAGCGCCGCCGCGCCAAGCTCGCGTTCGATCCCGCTCCCGCTGATCGTCGGACGCGAGGACGAAGTGCAACGCTTGCACGCCGCCTTGACGAAAGCGCGACGTGGAGAACGGCAATTAGTGTTGCTCTCTGGCGAGCCGGGCATTGGCAAAACGACAGTCGTAGAGACGTTTCTGGCCCAAGTGGCGCAAGATCCGTACATTTGGGTGGCGCGCGGGCAATGTGTCGAACAGTACGGCGCAGGCGAGGCGTATATGCCGGTGCTCTCCGCGATCGAGCATCTCAGCCGCTCGGTTGGCGACAGCACTGTGATCGACCTGTTACATCGCTGTGCGCCCATGTGGCTCGCACAGCTGCCTTCGCTCATCGATGCCGACATGCGCGCAGAACTCCAACGCCAGTGCTCCGGCGCGGCCAAAGAAAGAATGTTGCGAGAGTTCTCGCTGTTCGTCGAACTGCTCACCACCAAAGGCGTGCGGCACGATCCGCCGCTGCTCCTCCTCGTGCTTGAAGATTTGCACTGGAGCGACCGCGCGACCGTGGAACTCCTCGCCCTCTTGGCCCGTCGCCGAGAAGCCGCGCGCTTGTGCGTTCTCGGAGCGTATCGCCCGGCGGAAACCGCTACCGCCAATCAGGCGCTCCATGCCGAGCTGCGCGAGTTGTATGCCCATCGCCACGCGACCGAGCTGCCCTTGAGTGGGCTTACTCTGAAGGCTGTCACCGAGTATCTGGAGCAGCGTTTCCCTGCCAGCATTTTCCCGGAAGAATTGAGCGAGACCTTGTATCGCCACACCGAAGGCAACCCGCTGTTCTTGGCAAAGCTGATCGACGACTTGATTGCCCACGGTGCTCTTCTCTGGGCCGAAGGCAGTTGGGGCTTGCAGTCTACCATTGCAGAGATTGTGACCGGCATTCCCGAAACGCTGCGGCAGTTATTGGAGAAACAAGGCGAGCGCCTGACACACGCCGATCGGCGACTGCTGCAAGCCGCGAGTGTCGCGGGGGCGGAATTCTCGACCCCGGTGGTGGCTGCAGCGCTGGGCATCGATGTGACCGAAGTCGAAGAACGCGCGGAAGCCCTCGTGGAACAGCGGCAGTTTCTCAAGCGCGCTGGCGTGAGTCGCTGGCCGGACGGCTCCGAGGCGGCGCGATATGCGTTTCAGCATGTCATTCACCAGCATTTCTGGCATGAACGTGCTCCCATTGCCCACCGTCAGCTCTGGCATCGCCGCATTGGCGAGCGACTCCTGGCCGCGTATGGCCCGCGGGCACCAGAGCTAGCGGGAGAGCTGGCGATTCATTTCGAGCAGGGGCGGGATTATCGTCGCGCTATCGAATTCTATCGTCAGGCGGCGGCCACCGCCGAACATCGTCATGCGCACCAAGAAGCCCTGACCCATGTCTCCACAGCTTTGCATCTTTTGCCCACGCTGCCAGACCCGAGCGAACGCAATCGCCAAGAGCTGACACTCCAACTGACCTCCGGTGCACTCCTAACCGCAGTAAAAGGCTACACAGCCCCAGAGGTGGAACAGGCGTATATCCGTGCTCGCGAGTTATGTGCCCGCGACGACAATACCCCGGAGCTGTTTTCGGCGCTCCACGGGTTATGCCGCTTCTTCGCCGTGCGCGCCGACAACGACACCGCGCGGGAGCTGGGCGAGCAACTCGTGCGCCTGGCTCGGCAACAGCAGGATGCCGTCTTTCTGACCGAGGCGCATTATGCGCTCGGGACGGTGCTCTTCTATCTCGGGCATTTCGAGGAAGCCCGGCTGCACATGGAGCAAGGTCTTGCCCATTATGACCGGCGCTCTCACCATCTTCACGCCGATCTTTTCGGCCAGGACCCTGGGGTTGCGTGCCATGCCCAGTTAGCCTGGATTCTGTGGGTGTTGGGGTATCCGGAGCAAGCCGAGCGCGAAGGCCAAGCTGCGGTCGCCCTTGCTCAGGAGCTAGCCCATCCGTTTTCCCTGGCGTTCGCTTGCCACTTCCTGACGGCTCTGCATCAGTTCCAGCGCGACAGTCAAGCGACGCAACAAGGAGCCGAGGAGTTGGTGGCGTTCGCGCGCGCGCAAGCGTTCCCCTATTGGCAGGTCATGGGCCTCATGCTGCAAGGCCGAGAGCTGGCACGGCACGGGAAACAAGAACCGGGCATCACGCAGATTCGCCAGGGACTGGCGGCCCTGCACACCGTCGGTACCGCCATAGCCCGCACCTACTGGCTGGCGTTGTTGGTCGAAGCGACCAGCGACAGCGGTGCGTATGAAGAATCGAATGCCGCCTTGGCCGAAGCCCTGGCCGCTGCAGCCACGCATAATGAACACCACTGGGAGGCAGAGTTGTATCGGTTACAGGGCGAGCTGACACTGCGCCGTGCACAAGGAAAAACGCGCCGCGTGACGCGGTCGGCGGTGGGCCGCAAGAAGAAGTGA
- the hpnH gene encoding adenosyl-hopene transferase HpnH encodes MRFPLHITTDMVKWQLKNKLQGRDRYPVVLMLEPLYTCNLACVGCTPERHMGDLKDRLSLQECLQAVDEAGAPVVSICGGEPTIYPELPELVREVIDRKRHIYLCTNGILLERFYQKSTPHKRISINVHLDGLRETHDFVCARPGVFDKAIEMIKEGKKLGYSVCTNTTVYRETEIREIEEMMQLLTGLGIDGMMISPGYHYEKLAENHFMFRQEIHQKFERVLELSKQYKVSLTPLFLEFAAGKREYPCTPWGNVTRTPFGWKGPCYLIGDKYFKTWNEFWSGVDWDYWEKREDHRCHNCFMHSGFEASVVRKLPESPKDMLRMAKWMMSA; translated from the coding sequence ATGCGGTTTCCGCTGCATATCACCACCGATATGGTGAAGTGGCAGCTTAAAAATAAGCTCCAAGGACGGGATCGTTATCCCGTCGTGTTAATGCTCGAACCTTTATACACATGCAACCTGGCCTGCGTCGGCTGCACGCCGGAACGGCATATGGGCGACCTGAAAGATCGCCTGAGTCTGCAAGAATGCTTGCAAGCCGTCGATGAGGCCGGTGCGCCGGTGGTCTCCATCTGTGGCGGCGAACCGACGATCTATCCGGAGTTGCCAGAACTGGTGCGGGAGGTCATCGACCGCAAGCGTCACATCTATCTCTGCACCAATGGCATCTTGCTGGAGCGGTTCTACCAGAAGAGTACCCCGCACAAGCGCATCTCGATCAATGTGCACCTCGACGGGCTGCGAGAAACTCATGACTTCGTCTGTGCACGTCCGGGCGTGTTCGACAAAGCCATTGAGATGATCAAGGAAGGGAAAAAACTCGGCTACTCCGTGTGTACGAACACGACGGTGTACCGAGAAACGGAAATCCGTGAGATCGAGGAGATGATGCAGCTCCTCACCGGCTTAGGTATCGACGGCATGATGATCTCTCCTGGGTATCATTACGAAAAGTTGGCAGAGAATCATTTCATGTTCCGGCAAGAGATCCATCAGAAGTTCGAGCGCGTCTTGGAATTGTCGAAACAGTATAAAGTCTCCCTGACGCCACTGTTTCTGGAATTCGCCGCCGGCAAACGCGAGTATCCTTGCACGCCGTGGGGCAACGTCACGCGCACCCCGTTCGGCTGGAAAGGCCCTTGCTATCTCATCGGCGATAAGTATTTCAAGACGTGGAACGAGTTCTGGAGCGGTGTGGATTGGGACTACTGGGAGAAGCGCGAAGATCACCGCTGCCACAATTGTTTCATGCACTCGGGGTTCGAGGCATCGGTGGTACGGAAGCTCCCTGAGAGTCCGAAAGACATGCTCAGGATGGCGAAGTGGATGATGTCGGCGTAA
- a CDS encoding hydantoinase B/oxoprolinase family protein, translated as MSSAPAQIDPITLEILWNRLISIVNEQATALQNASFTTVVREAGDLSAGVFDVQGNMIAQAVTGTPGHINTMAMAVRHFLKEYPWDTLEDGDSLISNDPWLMSGHLNDFTVVTPIFRDGQPLALFANTCHAVDVGGRMLGADARQVFEEGIYVPILKLFRAGKPNRDLFRLVKQNVRTPELVEGDLMAQVGCNEVGREKLLEFMDEYGFTSLDALSDAILSTSEKAMRAAIAELPQGTYAHEIRTDGFDEPIVVRLTVTVKGSELFVDYSGTSPQCDRGINVPLAYCIAYTTYPLKCAVSPHVPNNEGSFRPIHITAPAGSILNCTFPAPVGGRHIVGHFLATAVFGALAQVIPTKVLADGAANIWITQFTGNDLGGKPFTYVFFSSGGMGARPDKDGISATAFPSGIQGVPAEIIETVSPLVMEKRELVPDSGGPGKLRGGLGQEMTLSVRTNEPVIHSAMYDRLKFPALGFAGGKNGGLGDFFLSDGTRPHPKAQYRLLPGQKVTLRLPGGAGFYSPLERDPELVRQDVLNGYVSLHAARTEYRVALTESLAIDWRETARLRQE; from the coding sequence ATGTCATCCGCACCCGCTCAGATTGATCCCATCACGCTAGAAATCCTCTGGAACCGGCTGATCTCCATTGTCAACGAACAAGCGACGGCTTTGCAAAATGCCTCGTTTACCACGGTCGTGCGCGAGGCAGGTGACCTCTCGGCTGGCGTGTTCGATGTCCAGGGCAACATGATCGCGCAGGCGGTGACCGGCACGCCCGGGCACATCAACACCATGGCCATGGCTGTGCGTCATTTTCTCAAGGAATATCCGTGGGACACGCTGGAAGACGGCGATAGCCTCATTAGTAACGATCCGTGGCTGATGTCGGGGCACTTGAACGACTTCACCGTCGTCACACCGATTTTTCGCGACGGCCAGCCGCTGGCGTTGTTCGCCAACACCTGTCACGCCGTCGATGTCGGCGGTCGCATGCTCGGCGCCGATGCGCGCCAAGTGTTCGAGGAAGGCATTTACGTGCCCATCCTCAAACTTTTCCGGGCCGGGAAACCCAATCGCGATCTCTTCCGCCTCGTGAAGCAAAACGTGCGTACGCCCGAGCTGGTCGAGGGCGACCTGATGGCGCAAGTAGGCTGTAACGAAGTCGGGAGAGAAAAACTCCTGGAGTTCATGGACGAATACGGATTTACGTCTTTGGACGCACTCTCCGACGCTATTCTCTCCACGTCCGAAAAAGCGATGCGCGCGGCCATCGCTGAGCTGCCACAAGGCACCTATGCCCACGAGATTCGCACGGACGGGTTCGATGAACCGATCGTGGTCCGCCTTACTGTCACGGTGAAAGGGTCGGAACTGTTCGTCGATTACAGCGGCACGTCCCCGCAATGCGACCGTGGCATTAACGTGCCGCTAGCCTATTGCATCGCCTACACGACCTATCCACTTAAATGTGCGGTGTCGCCGCACGTTCCCAACAACGAGGGCAGCTTTCGTCCGATTCACATTACCGCGCCGGCAGGCAGTATTCTGAATTGCACCTTTCCTGCACCGGTGGGCGGACGGCACATCGTCGGCCATTTTCTCGCGACCGCCGTGTTCGGCGCGCTCGCCCAAGTCATTCCCACGAAAGTCCTCGCGGACGGCGCCGCCAACATCTGGATCACGCAGTTCACCGGCAACGATCTCGGCGGCAAACCGTTCACCTACGTCTTCTTTTCCTCCGGCGGCATGGGAGCGCGACCAGATAAAGATGGCATCTCCGCCACCGCCTTCCCCAGCGGCATTCAAGGGGTACCGGCGGAAATCATCGAAACCGTATCGCCGCTGGTCATGGAAAAACGCGAACTTGTGCCCGACTCTGGAGGACCAGGCAAGCTTCGCGGTGGACTCGGCCAGGAGATGACGCTCTCGGTGCGGACGAACGAACCGGTCATTCATTCCGCTATGTACGATCGGCTCAAATTTCCTGCCCTGGGGTTTGCCGGAGGGAAAAACGGCGGCTTAGGCGATTTTTTTCTCTCTGACGGTACCCGCCCGCATCCGAAAGCCCAGTACCGGCTCCTCCCCGGGCAGAAAGTCACCTTGCGGCTTCCCGGCGGTGCCGGCTTTTATTCCCCTCTGGAACGTGACCCGGAATTGGTGCGGCAAGACGTGCTCAATGGTTACGTCTCCTTGCACGCCGCCCGCACGGAGTATCGAGTTGCCTTGACCGAGAGTTTAGCCATTGACTGGCGAGAGACTGCGCGACTGCGTCAGGAATAG
- a CDS encoding DUF2235 domain-containing protein, with product MTRLAVFFDGTWNTPSDKTNVYKLYKLVNDIDPSRQQAEYIQGVGTGDKGGLLSFFNRFFGGAFGDGLSENIVKGYRWLTEAYRAGDEIFLFGFSRGAYTARSLAGLIRNCGILRNDHLDQIDEAYTLYRDHLPPDAAPAVEFRRRFSQDTPVAFVGVWDTVGSLGIPVDGLSLPGFKEHYKFHDTKLSHNVKAAYHALAANEYRSAYSPTLWTKNDLGTQPRPAELPVEQRWFLGAHSNVGGGYINDTLCNIPCRWLQKMAQKHGLAFFSDWPVGANDGKIEPRDSYTEFVTEHPEMKAIIKRQPREVGPPASLNETVDPSLAARLAAASFLQQDPALKAALGQLPIGQA from the coding sequence ATGACTAGGTTAGCTGTATTTTTCGACGGAACATGGAATACGCCGAGCGATAAGACCAACGTCTATAAGCTCTACAAGCTTGTTAACGATATCGATCCCTCGCGCCAGCAGGCGGAATATATCCAGGGTGTGGGCACGGGCGACAAGGGCGGGCTGCTCTCGTTCTTCAATCGCTTTTTTGGCGGGGCTTTCGGTGACGGCTTGTCGGAAAACATTGTCAAAGGATACCGTTGGCTGACGGAGGCTTACCGCGCCGGGGACGAAATCTTTCTCTTCGGCTTCAGTCGTGGTGCCTATACGGCGCGCAGTCTCGCCGGCCTGATTCGCAACTGCGGCATTCTGCGGAACGACCACCTGGACCAAATAGATGAAGCCTACACCCTCTATCGCGATCATTTGCCGCCCGATGCGGCCCCGGCAGTCGAGTTTCGGCGCCGGTTCTCGCAAGATACGCCGGTTGCCTTCGTCGGGGTCTGGGATACCGTCGGCAGCCTCGGCATTCCCGTCGACGGACTCTCCCTGCCAGGCTTCAAAGAGCACTACAAATTTCACGACACCAAGCTGAGTCACAATGTGAAAGCCGCGTATCATGCCCTGGCGGCCAACGAATATCGGTCCGCGTATAGTCCGACACTGTGGACCAAGAATGACTTGGGCACCCAGCCGAGGCCAGCGGAATTGCCGGTCGAACAACGCTGGTTCCTCGGTGCGCATTCCAACGTCGGGGGTGGATACATCAACGATACGCTGTGCAACATTCCCTGCCGCTGGCTACAAAAGATGGCGCAGAAGCACGGACTGGCGTTTTTCTCGGACTGGCCGGTGGGAGCGAACGATGGGAAAATCGAACCGCGCGATTCCTACACCGAATTCGTGACCGAACATCCGGAAATGAAAGCCATTATCAAGCGCCAACCTCGGGAGGTTGGCCCCCCGGCCTCACTGAACGAAACCGTTGATCCCAGCTTGGCGGCACGACTCGCCGCCGCGTCCTTTCTCCAGCAGGACCCGGCGCTCAAAGCAGCCCTCGGACAACTTCCCATTGGACAGGCGTAG
- a CDS encoding helix-turn-helix domain-containing protein, whose product MSTLKVGIASAQEMKARTLAIARGEVKPRASDPKVWFTSPESFARILSNRNRALLEVIATTHPESLQDLAVKTGRKTSNLSRTLRTMERYGFVHLHRGVRGRVKPEVPYRRIALEMALA is encoded by the coding sequence ATGAGCACGTTAAAAGTCGGCATTGCCTCGGCACAAGAGATGAAAGCCCGCACCCTGGCCATTGCTCGCGGGGAGGTGAAACCACGCGCCAGTGATCCGAAAGTCTGGTTCACCTCGCCAGAGAGTTTTGCCCGCATCTTGTCCAACAGAAATCGGGCGTTGCTTGAGGTGATCGCTACGACGCATCCAGAGTCTCTGCAAGACCTCGCGGTCAAAACAGGACGCAAGACCTCGAACCTGTCACGTACCCTCCGCACGATGGAACGATACGGCTTCGTGCACTTGCATCGTGGAGTGCGGGGAAGGGTGAAACCGGAAGTGCCCTACCGGAGAATAGCCCTGGAAATGGCGCTCGCGTAG
- a CDS encoding nucleotide-binding protein → MKPRVFVGSSTESLDIANSIHENLEHNAEVTIWTQGIFELSKSSLDSLLGTLDAFDFGVFVFSPDDISVIHGKEHATVRDNIVFELGLFIGRLGKERNFIVLPRGHEETLHLPTDLLGLTPALYEPNRQDGNLCAALGPACSKLSKAFTGLGKLKIAPTAEGGKSVESHLQYSEGDKKAILASWMGSRPASLNSQVIHFAEVDRELRLEPGTTKKYIKEIAARWNHVVAHEGDRTILFRTEPVRIEIVRRTPSTW, encoded by the coding sequence GTGAAGCCCCGTGTCTTTGTTGGCTCTTCTACAGAAAGCCTTGATATCGCTAACTCGATACATGAGAATCTTGAGCACAATGCTGAAGTGACCATTTGGACCCAAGGTATCTTCGAACTCTCTAAATCCTCTCTCGATTCGCTTCTGGGTACCCTCGACGCATTCGACTTTGGAGTTTTTGTTTTCTCTCCTGACGACATCTCTGTCATCCACGGAAAAGAACATGCTACGGTTCGTGACAACATCGTGTTCGAGTTAGGCCTGTTTATTGGTCGGCTCGGAAAAGAGCGCAATTTCATTGTACTTCCGCGCGGACATGAAGAGACTCTCCACCTCCCAACGGACCTTCTGGGACTTACACCAGCACTCTATGAGCCGAATCGTCAGGATGGCAATTTATGTGCAGCACTTGGACCCGCATGCTCCAAGCTTTCAAAAGCTTTCACCGGACTCGGGAAGCTAAAGATTGCTCCCACCGCCGAAGGTGGCAAGTCTGTTGAGTCGCATCTCCAGTATTCCGAGGGCGACAAGAAGGCAATTCTTGCTTCTTGGATGGGCTCCCGTCCTGCAAGTTTGAACAGCCAAGTTATTCACTTCGCTGAAGTTGACCGAGAACTTAGACTTGAGCCAGGGACCACAAAGAAATATATAAAAGAGATCGCTGCCCGTTGGAATCACGTCGTCGCCCATGAAGGTGATCGCACAATTCTCTTTCGCACGGAGCCAGTGAGAATCGAAATCGTGCGACGCACGCCTTCAACCTGGTAG